One window from the genome of Rhinolophus ferrumequinum isolate MPI-CBG mRhiFer1 chromosome 10, mRhiFer1_v1.p, whole genome shotgun sequence encodes:
- the LOC117028311 gene encoding DNA dC->dU-editing enzyme APOBEC-3A-like, whose amino-acid sequence MEATPALEARPLMDEDTFRENFSQELKPHKTYLCYEVELQEDDAWIPVDEFKGFLRNQGADTLEPRCHAELCLLELIPSWELDKERHYRVTCFISWSPCPDCASQLAAFLGKNSHLSLRVFASRIYTKFAGYETGLRQLQAAGAQITIMTSEEFEYCWKTFVDHQGTPFLPWDDLDKYSKMLSKDLKGILQALAVFPSQPCPLR is encoded by the exons ATGGAGGCCACGCCAGCACTCGAGGCCAG ACCCCTCATGGATGAAGACACCTTCCGTGAGAACTTCAGTCAAGAGCTTAAGCCGCACAAGACCTACCTGTGCTACGAGGTAGAGCTCCAGGAGGATGACGCCTGGATCCCGGTGGACGAGTTCAAGGGCTTCCTGCGCAACCAG GGCGCTGACACACTGGAGCCCCGCTGCCATGCAGAGTTGTGCCTCCTGGAGCTGATCCCGTCGTGGGAACTGGACAAGGAACGGCACTACAGGGTCACTTGTTTCATCTCCTGGAGCCCCTGCCCTGACTGTGCCAGCCAACTGGCTGCGTTCCTGGGCAAGAACAGCCATTTGAGCCTGCGCGTCTTCGCCTCCCGCATCTATACAAAATTTGCTGGATATGAGACTGGGCTGCGCCAACTGCAGGCAGCTGGGGCACAAATCACCATCATGACCTCCGAGG AGTTTGAGTACTGCTGGAAAACCTTCGTGGACCACCAGGGAACACCCTTCCTCCCCTGGGATGACCTGGATAAATATAGCAAAATGCTATCTAAGGATCTGAAGGGCATTCTCCAG